From one Dermatophagoides farinae isolate YC_2012a chromosome 5, ASM2471394v1, whole genome shotgun sequence genomic stretch:
- the LOC124499978 gene encoding FHIP family protein AGAP011705 isoform X1, producing MVMPDVLNSNVSSSSSSSNNLSSTMINNNHSHNNNNNNNNNHHHHHHHHHHPMSSLSTTDEYSSRYSSLQDTESLKSAILDSFRMHWIQAWSIMECKILNDITIDDLSSIVNHIEQMISLLVEENVNDVRTAASMSDIKTFEHTTTSSENNSHHSCGQHNLNPNNNNNNSIIIESSSTSSSSSSSLSPLLEFLSSESILEKIFQWSEMSGEWKNAMYLEQLKLYDLLISELCQTDIILFKQSFFQPLIYLLDSLSTFLMSNYTTINNYVVEIEKRLVILLNTLCVIISQNNRLLNLFIINGKFYSTKINNSNRKLSLNDMYDDDMTVTINHQNSHMPKQQSSHLDSYCDKQNKTNEHTDKIDNDYDNQQDDNFENVSFPLFSLLIQFVHRDGPIGQQARDAILLCLAMSRHDERLAYYVANKTDFCPILATGLSGHFSSLPRVLIAANNDNHQPLSGNNNNNNNKNNNNNEQYQSYQFKHELLSNSKEIDHFLKCLDFCNAVVQMSHPIIQVQLLKFTFNGFLISVIGPALHQDVANVSINDLETLPSYSNTLDEIITTTAYLDLFIRTTSEPKLIRIFLEFLCFEVYDNNFIISTLINRITAKSKLSLVTLIFFKTLLDLNCEDLLYELIFKHLMRGRHLKKESHHDDNLDYSSSKHYAQNQSYRSYQKNWLAISAQKLLSTSISYYLNSLCPHQAAAVNIEIESISSFDSNISNNCKCHSGYFLNYLNYLNDARQNLEQCHLATKTWRNSYHEPCHLLNEVQDENIIFCTIDRNNLNGDNNNNNNNDNNDDHNHDDCGHQQQSTTTMAMMDEEIIDINDIITQNTLLAKFSPGFKMKNCYYDLKKKKISYKIETNKPSFFGMMNIISNNIKSSNNNNNNNRGNDWSEPPPIGSFLSILFMKFEKFFENEVITNLHLTGLLTRLCHFPHKLLLSLLFDETLSRTKNVPCFLHLIQKLSLEAQNYCDEIPDFETVFQAAKSNLQSMPLGEVECSLLLGSGAGGVTNIRSSNSSLSKSNETNEKGSQHKAFGMLKNFFFRSTNSSSSTSTIVSRRPSNASIVSSTGQMLEVVPGGIRFINQTLLQQQRELREQRDQSQNVNRFNQLVYNIIVFDEFLMELSAILIEHSLRYIEN from the exons ATGGTCATGCCAGATGTATTGAATTccaatgtttcatcatcatcatcgtcttccAATAAtctatcatcaacaatgattaataataatcatagtcataataataataataataataataataatcaccatcatcatcatcatcatcatcatcatccaatgtcatcattatcaacaaccgATGAATATAGTAGccgatattcatcattacaagATACTGAATCATTAAAAAGTGCCATATTGGATTCATTTCGTATGCATTGGATACAAGCATGGTCTATTATGGAATGTAAAATTCTAAACGATATAactattgatgatttatcaaGTATTGTTAATCatattgaacaaatgatttcattattagttgaagaaaatgtaaatgatgTACGTACTGCTGCAAGTATGAGTGatataaaaacatttgaacatacaacaacatcatcagaAAATAATAGCCATCATAGTTGTGGTCAACATAATCTGAAtccgaataataataataataattctataataatcgaatcatccagtacatcatcatcctcatcatcatcattaagcCCATTATTGGAATTTCTATCAAGTGAATCAATATTAgagaaaatatttcaatggtCAGAAATGTCCGGAGAATGGAAGAATGCCATGTATCTGGAACAATTAAAATTATATGATTTATTAATTAGTGAATTGTGCCAAACCGATATTATTCTATTCAAGCAATCATTCTTTCAGCCattgatatatttattagattcattatcaacatttttaatGTCCAATTATACAACGATAAATAATTATGTTGTTGAGATTGAAAAACGTTTGGTTATATTGCTCAATACATTATGCGTAATAATTAGCCAGAATAATCGccttttaaatttatttattattaatggaaaattctattcaacaaaaatcaacaattcgaatagaaaattatcattgaatgatatgtacgatgatgatatgacgGTAAccattaatcatcaaaacagtCATAtgccaaaacaacaatctaGTCATCTGGATTCTTACtgtgataaacaaaacaaaacaaatgaacataCGGACAAAATcgacaatgattatgataatcaacaggatgataattttgaaaatgtttcttttccattattttcattattgatacAATTCGTTCATAGAGATGGTCCAATTGGACAACAAGCACGTGATGCAATATTACTTTGTTTAGCCATGTCAAGACATGATGAACGTTTAGCATATTATGTTGCAAATAAAACTGATTTCTGTCCAATATTGGCCACTGGTTTAAGTGgacatttttcatcactaCCACGTGTATTGATTGCCgctaataatgataatcatcaaccattatcgggcaacaacaataacaacaacaacaaaaataataataataatgaacaatatCAATCATATCAATTCAAACATGAACTTTTATCCAATTCAAAAGAGATTGATCATTTCTTAAAATGTTTAGATTTCTGCAATGCTGTTGTACAGATGTCTCATCCAATCATACAAGTGCAATTACTAAAATTTACCTTTAATGGTTTTTTAATCTCCGTAATCGGACCAGCATTACATCAG gATGTGGCCAATGTTTCCATCAACGATCTTGAAACATTACCATCATATTCG AACACATTGGATGAAATTATAACTACAACTGCCTATCTGGATCTATTTATTCGAACAACAAGTGAACcaaaattgattcgaatatttcttgaatttctttgttttgaagtttatgataataatttcattatttcaacTTTGATCAATCGTATTACAGCTAAATCTAag CTATCACTTGTGACATTGATATTCTTTAAAACATTGTTGGATTTAAACTGTGAAGATCTACTTTATGAACTTATTTTCAA aCATCTAATGCGTGGTcgtcatttgaaaaaagaatctcACCATGACGATAATTTggattattcatcatcaaaacattatgcacaaaatcaatcatatcGATCATATCAGAAAAATTGGCTTGCAATTTCGGCTCAAAAATTACTATCAACAAGTATATCTTATTATCTGAATAGTCTTTGTCCGCATCAAGCAGCGGCCGTAAATATTGAGATTGAatctatttcatcatttgattcgaatataTCGAATAATTGTAAATGCCATTCTGGATATTTTCTTAATTATCTCAATTACTTAAATGATGCTCGACAAAATCTTGAACAATGTCATTTAGCAACAAAAACGTGGCGAAATTCTTATCATGAACCATGTCATTTACTTAATGAAGTTCAAGATGAAAATATCATATTTTGTACGATTGATCGAAACAATCTGAACggtgacaacaacaataacaacaataacgacaacaatgatgatcataatcatgatgattgtggccatcaacaacaatcaacaacaacaatggcaatGATGGATGAAGAAATCATCGATATTAATGATATAATTACACAAAATACATTATTAGCAAAATTTTCACCTGGATTCAAAATGAAGAACTGCTattatgatttgaaaaagaaaaaaattagctataaaattgaaacaaataagccatcattttttggcatgatgaatatcatatcaaataatattaagagtagtaataataataataataataatagaggAAATGATTGGTCTGAACCACCACCGAttggatcatttttatcgataTTATTCATGAAATTTGAGAAATTTTTCGAGAATGAAGTCATCACTAATCTACATTTGACCGGTCTATTGACTAGACTTTGTCATTTTCCacataaattattattatcattattatttgatgaaacattatcacgaacaaaaaatgtaCCATGTTTTCTGCATTTAATACAAAAATTAAGTCTTGAAGCTCAAAATTATTGTGATGAAATACCGGATTTTGAAACAGTTTTTCAGGCAGCAAAATCAAATCTACAATCAATGCCATTGGGAGAAGTAGAATGTTCATTATTGCTTGGTAGTGGTGCTGGTGGTGTTACAAATATacgatcatcaaattcatcattatcaaaatcaaacgaaacaaatgaaaaag GATCTCAACATAAAGCATTTGGAATgttaaaaaatttcttttttcgttcaacaaattcatcgtcatcaacatccACTATAGTCAGTCGTCGACCAAGTAATGCATCAATTGTTTCATCTACGGGACAAATGTTGGAAGTAGTTCCCGGTGGTATCAG attcatcaatcaaacattattACAACAGCAACGAGAATTACGAGAACAACGAGATCAATCACAAAATGTTAATCGTTTCAATCAACTTGTCTATAATATAATtgtgtttgatgaatttctCATGGAATTATCTGCCATTCTTATTGAACATTCATTA
- the LOC124499978 gene encoding FHIP family protein AGAP011705 isoform X2, whose amino-acid sequence MVMPDVLNSNVSSSSSSSNNLSSTMINNNHSHNNNNNNNNNHHHHHHHHHHPMSSLSTTDEYSSRYSSLQDTESLKSAILDSFRMHWIQAWSIMECKILNDITIDDLSSIVNHIEQMISLLVEENVNDVRTAASMSDIKTFEHTTTSSENNSHHSCGQHNLNPNNNNNNSIIIESSSTSSSSSSSLSPLLEFLSSESILEKIFQWSEMSGEWKNAMYLEQLKLYDLLISELCQTDIILFKQSFFQPLIYLLDSLSTFLMSNYTTINNYVVEIEKRLVILLNTLCVIISQNNRLLNLFIINGKFYSTKINNSNRKLSLNDMYDDDMTVTINHQNSHMPKQQSSHLDSYCDKQNKTNEHTDKIDNDYDNQQDDNFENVSFPLFSLLIQFVHRDGPIGQQARDAILLCLAMSRHDERLAYYVANKTDFCPILATGLSGHFSSLPRVLIAANNDNHQPLSGNNNNNNNKNNNNNEQYQSYQFKHELLSNSKEIDHFLKCLDFCNAVVQMSHPIIQVQLLKFTFNGFLISVIGPALHQNTLDEIITTTAYLDLFIRTTSEPKLIRIFLEFLCFEVYDNNFIISTLINRITAKSKLSLVTLIFFKTLLDLNCEDLLYELIFKHLMRGRHLKKESHHDDNLDYSSSKHYAQNQSYRSYQKNWLAISAQKLLSTSISYYLNSLCPHQAAAVNIEIESISSFDSNISNNCKCHSGYFLNYLNYLNDARQNLEQCHLATKTWRNSYHEPCHLLNEVQDENIIFCTIDRNNLNGDNNNNNNNDNNDDHNHDDCGHQQQSTTTMAMMDEEIIDINDIITQNTLLAKFSPGFKMKNCYYDLKKKKISYKIETNKPSFFGMMNIISNNIKSSNNNNNNNRGNDWSEPPPIGSFLSILFMKFEKFFENEVITNLHLTGLLTRLCHFPHKLLLSLLFDETLSRTKNVPCFLHLIQKLSLEAQNYCDEIPDFETVFQAAKSNLQSMPLGEVECSLLLGSGAGGVTNIRSSNSSLSKSNETNEKGSQHKAFGMLKNFFFRSTNSSSSTSTIVSRRPSNASIVSSTGQMLEVVPGGIRFINQTLLQQQRELREQRDQSQNVNRFNQLVYNIIVFDEFLMELSAILIEHSLRYIEN is encoded by the exons ATGGTCATGCCAGATGTATTGAATTccaatgtttcatcatcatcatcgtcttccAATAAtctatcatcaacaatgattaataataatcatagtcataataataataataataataataataatcaccatcatcatcatcatcatcatcatcatccaatgtcatcattatcaacaaccgATGAATATAGTAGccgatattcatcattacaagATACTGAATCATTAAAAAGTGCCATATTGGATTCATTTCGTATGCATTGGATACAAGCATGGTCTATTATGGAATGTAAAATTCTAAACGATATAactattgatgatttatcaaGTATTGTTAATCatattgaacaaatgatttcattattagttgaagaaaatgtaaatgatgTACGTACTGCTGCAAGTATGAGTGatataaaaacatttgaacatacaacaacatcatcagaAAATAATAGCCATCATAGTTGTGGTCAACATAATCTGAAtccgaataataataataataattctataataatcgaatcatccagtacatcatcatcctcatcatcatcattaagcCCATTATTGGAATTTCTATCAAGTGAATCAATATTAgagaaaatatttcaatggtCAGAAATGTCCGGAGAATGGAAGAATGCCATGTATCTGGAACAATTAAAATTATATGATTTATTAATTAGTGAATTGTGCCAAACCGATATTATTCTATTCAAGCAATCATTCTTTCAGCCattgatatatttattagattcattatcaacatttttaatGTCCAATTATACAACGATAAATAATTATGTTGTTGAGATTGAAAAACGTTTGGTTATATTGCTCAATACATTATGCGTAATAATTAGCCAGAATAATCGccttttaaatttatttattattaatggaaaattctattcaacaaaaatcaacaattcgaatagaaaattatcattgaatgatatgtacgatgatgatatgacgGTAAccattaatcatcaaaacagtCATAtgccaaaacaacaatctaGTCATCTGGATTCTTACtgtgataaacaaaacaaaacaaatgaacataCGGACAAAATcgacaatgattatgataatcaacaggatgataattttgaaaatgtttcttttccattattttcattattgatacAATTCGTTCATAGAGATGGTCCAATTGGACAACAAGCACGTGATGCAATATTACTTTGTTTAGCCATGTCAAGACATGATGAACGTTTAGCATATTATGTTGCAAATAAAACTGATTTCTGTCCAATATTGGCCACTGGTTTAAGTGgacatttttcatcactaCCACGTGTATTGATTGCCgctaataatgataatcatcaaccattatcgggcaacaacaataacaacaacaacaaaaataataataataatgaacaatatCAATCATATCAATTCAAACATGAACTTTTATCCAATTCAAAAGAGATTGATCATTTCTTAAAATGTTTAGATTTCTGCAATGCTGTTGTACAGATGTCTCATCCAATCATACAAGTGCAATTACTAAAATTTACCTTTAATGGTTTTTTAATCTCCGTAATCGGACCAGCATTACATCAG AACACATTGGATGAAATTATAACTACAACTGCCTATCTGGATCTATTTATTCGAACAACAAGTGAACcaaaattgattcgaatatttcttgaatttctttgttttgaagtttatgataataatttcattatttcaacTTTGATCAATCGTATTACAGCTAAATCTAag CTATCACTTGTGACATTGATATTCTTTAAAACATTGTTGGATTTAAACTGTGAAGATCTACTTTATGAACTTATTTTCAA aCATCTAATGCGTGGTcgtcatttgaaaaaagaatctcACCATGACGATAATTTggattattcatcatcaaaacattatgcacaaaatcaatcatatcGATCATATCAGAAAAATTGGCTTGCAATTTCGGCTCAAAAATTACTATCAACAAGTATATCTTATTATCTGAATAGTCTTTGTCCGCATCAAGCAGCGGCCGTAAATATTGAGATTGAatctatttcatcatttgattcgaatataTCGAATAATTGTAAATGCCATTCTGGATATTTTCTTAATTATCTCAATTACTTAAATGATGCTCGACAAAATCTTGAACAATGTCATTTAGCAACAAAAACGTGGCGAAATTCTTATCATGAACCATGTCATTTACTTAATGAAGTTCAAGATGAAAATATCATATTTTGTACGATTGATCGAAACAATCTGAACggtgacaacaacaataacaacaataacgacaacaatgatgatcataatcatgatgattgtggccatcaacaacaatcaacaacaacaatggcaatGATGGATGAAGAAATCATCGATATTAATGATATAATTACACAAAATACATTATTAGCAAAATTTTCACCTGGATTCAAAATGAAGAACTGCTattatgatttgaaaaagaaaaaaattagctataaaattgaaacaaataagccatcattttttggcatgatgaatatcatatcaaataatattaagagtagtaataataataataataataatagaggAAATGATTGGTCTGAACCACCACCGAttggatcatttttatcgataTTATTCATGAAATTTGAGAAATTTTTCGAGAATGAAGTCATCACTAATCTACATTTGACCGGTCTATTGACTAGACTTTGTCATTTTCCacataaattattattatcattattatttgatgaaacattatcacgaacaaaaaatgtaCCATGTTTTCTGCATTTAATACAAAAATTAAGTCTTGAAGCTCAAAATTATTGTGATGAAATACCGGATTTTGAAACAGTTTTTCAGGCAGCAAAATCAAATCTACAATCAATGCCATTGGGAGAAGTAGAATGTTCATTATTGCTTGGTAGTGGTGCTGGTGGTGTTACAAATATacgatcatcaaattcatcattatcaaaatcaaacgaaacaaatgaaaaag GATCTCAACATAAAGCATTTGGAATgttaaaaaatttcttttttcgttcaacaaattcatcgtcatcaacatccACTATAGTCAGTCGTCGACCAAGTAATGCATCAATTGTTTCATCTACGGGACAAATGTTGGAAGTAGTTCCCGGTGGTATCAG attcatcaatcaaacattattACAACAGCAACGAGAATTACGAGAACAACGAGATCAATCACAAAATGTTAATCGTTTCAATCAACTTGTCTATAATATAATtgtgtttgatgaatttctCATGGAATTATCTGCCATTCTTATTGAACATTCATTA